Proteins from a single region of Coregonus clupeaformis isolate EN_2021a chromosome 35, ASM2061545v1, whole genome shotgun sequence:
- the LOC121561644 gene encoding protein NLRC3-like, with translation MSLSGEREEETTASKMTHDTSSKSVQKPRAESPAPSLLSMKSDQPPAFSQEPLPDDNKEVESLDSEDALKITHNLLDRRSQTLLTVQQDIKAKLKHKYQHISEGIGNQSLLKDIYTEVYITEGGSGGVNNEHEVRQIEMASKKQTTQETPIKCNDIFKPLAGQDKPIRTVLTKGIAGIGKTVSVQKVILDWAEGKANQDVHFMFPLPFRDLNLKKDQYSLMQLLSHYFSELKEIDSIEDAETKTVFIFDGLDECRLPLDFKNNERCCDVTKPTSVDVLLTNLIKGNLLPSALLWITSRPAAA, from the exons atgagtctctctggggagagagaggaggagaccactgcctctaaaatgactcATGACACCAGTTCTAAAAG TGTCCAGAAGCCCAGAGCAGAGTCACCTGCCCCCAGCCTGCTATCAATGAAGAGTGATCAGCCACCTGCTTTCAGCCAGGAACCATTACCAGATGACAATAAGGAAGTGGAGAGTTTGGACAGTGAGGATGCATTAAAGATCACACACAACCTTCTGGACAGAAGAA GTCAAACTCTTCTGACAGTCCAACAAGACATTAAGGCTAAACTGAAACACAAGTATCAACACATATCTGAAGGAATTGGAAACCAAAGTCTGTTAAAGGACATCTACACAGAggtctacatcacagagggtggaagtggaggggtcaataatgaacatgaggtgagacagatagagatggcatccaagaaacaaaccacacaagagacaccaatcaAATGCAACGACATCTTCAAGCCTTTAgctggacaagacaaacctatcagaactgtgctgacaaaaggaatcgctggcattggaaaaacagtctctgtgcagaaggttatccttgactgggcagagggaaaagcaaatcaggacgtTCATTTCATGTTTCCTCTTCCTTTCCGTGATCTGAACCTGAAAAAGGACCAATACAGTCTGATGCAACTTCTTTCCCACTACTTCTCAGAGCTGAAAGAGATTGACAGCATTGAAGATGCTGAAACCAAAACTGTTTTCatttttgatggtctggatgagtgtcgACTTCCTCTAGACTTCAAAAACAATGAGAGGTGCTGTGATGTCACGAAGCCAACCTCAGTGGACgtgctgctgacaaacctcatcaaggggaatctgcttccctctgctctcctctggataacctcacggcctgcagcagcc
- the LOC123482579 gene encoding NACHT, LRR and PYD domains-containing protein 1 homolog encodes MLVLVQDSTQWLQIEPLTSTVQEVTIFRHRTPKGRYECTVSGLRWVCDRDVILKYHFRNWYPYSQLLKDMQYGQGGPLLDITMELGELEEVHLPHFVCLGTNPSLRNEMKIFHVEEHGVS; translated from the exons ATGCTTGTCCTTGTTCAGGACTCCACACAGTGGCTTCAGATTGAACCCTTGACTTCCACTGTCCAGGAAGTGACAATCTTCAG GCACAGGACACCCAAAGGGCGTTATGAGTGCACAGTGTCTGGGCTCCGCTGGGTGTGTGACAGAGATGTCATTCTGAAGTATCACTTCAGGAACTGGTATCCCTACAGTCAACTTCTGAAAGACATGCAGTACGGACAAGGTGGTCCATTGCTGGACATCACTATGGAGTTAGGTGAACTGGAGGAAGTTCATCTGCCACACTTTGTCTGTTTAG GGACCAACCCTTCCCTGAGGAATGAGATGAAGATTTTTCATGTAGAGGAACACGGAGTGTCTTGA